One window of Cydia pomonella isolate Wapato2018A chromosome 7, ilCydPomo1, whole genome shotgun sequence genomic DNA carries:
- the LOC133520136 gene encoding uncharacterized protein LOC133520136 isoform X1 yields the protein MFIFAVLSLLIQESLPLRMVRVSVPAYRVRGQPAQLDCDYDLGDDALYSVKWYRDNEEFYRYMPKFDPPKHAYKIEGIKVDVSKSDDHKVILHQVMLKTSGLYRCEVSAEAPSFSSAAGEGKLEVIYLPREGPRITGNERENRRGDSLFLNCTSGRSYPAAVLSWDIDGLKVTDQDLLVKYPPTLHAHGLMSSALGLRVPLGKTMQVRCTARVAPAWKEGSEAVVGNQLADSKEAMLLGETCFNVHNYSCVNRCKRVCIMWKQDISFACCTLCFIYLP from the exons AATCGTTACCGCTCCGGATGGTGCGCGTGTCGGTGCCGGCATACCGCGTGCGCGGGCAGCCGGCGCAGCTGGACTGCGACTACGACCTGGGCGACGACGCGCTGTACTCCGTCAAGTGGTACCGCGACAACGAGGAGTTCTACCGCTACATGCCCAAGTTCGACCCGCCCAAGCACGCCTATAAGATAGAGGGGATCAAAGTAGAC GTATCTAAGTCAGATGACCACAAAGTGATCCTGCACCAAGTGATGCTGAAGACCTCGGGGCTGTACCGGTGCGAGGTGTCTGCAGAAGCACCAAGCTTTTCCTCAGCTGCTGGAGAAGGAAAATTAGAAGttattt ATTTACCAAGGGAGGGTCCAAGAATAACTGGAAATGAACGGGAGAACAGAAGAGGGGATTCATTATTTCTAAATTGTACGTCGGGGAGGTCATATCCTGCAGCCGTGCTTAGTTGGGACATCGATGGATTGAAG GTAACAGACCAGGATCTCCTAGTGAAGTACCCGCCGACGCTGCACGCGCACGGGCTGATGTCATCGGCGCTGGGTTTGCGGGTGCCGTTGGGGAAAACAATGCAGGTGCGGTGCACGGCGCGGGTCGCACCCGCCTGGAAAGAAGGCAGCGAGGCTGTTGTTGGAAACCAGCTGGCGGACAGCAAAGAGGCAATGTTGCTCGGTGAGACTTGTTTTAATGTCCATAACTATAGTTGTGTCAATCGTTGCAAACGAGTTTGTATAATGTGGAAACAGGACATCTCTTTCGCCTGTTGCACGCTCTGTTTTATCTACCTGCCGTAA
- the LOC133520136 gene encoding uncharacterized protein LOC133520136 isoform X2 gives MFIFAVLSLLIQESLPLRMVRVSVPAYRVRGQPAQLDCDYDLGDDALYSVKWYRDNEEFYRYMPKFDPPKHAYKIEGIKVDVSKSDDHKVILHQVMLKTSGLYRCEVSAEAPSFSSAAGEGKLEVIYLPREGPRITGNERENRRGDSLFLNCTSGRSYPAAVLSWDIDGLKVTDQDLLVKYPPTLHAHGLMSSALGLRVPLGKTMQVRCTARVAPAWKEGSEAVVGNQLADSKEAMLLVKSSSDVSSPSVILLTLALGLLIAPTQSGT, from the exons AATCGTTACCGCTCCGGATGGTGCGCGTGTCGGTGCCGGCATACCGCGTGCGCGGGCAGCCGGCGCAGCTGGACTGCGACTACGACCTGGGCGACGACGCGCTGTACTCCGTCAAGTGGTACCGCGACAACGAGGAGTTCTACCGCTACATGCCCAAGTTCGACCCGCCCAAGCACGCCTATAAGATAGAGGGGATCAAAGTAGAC GTATCTAAGTCAGATGACCACAAAGTGATCCTGCACCAAGTGATGCTGAAGACCTCGGGGCTGTACCGGTGCGAGGTGTCTGCAGAAGCACCAAGCTTTTCCTCAGCTGCTGGAGAAGGAAAATTAGAAGttattt ATTTACCAAGGGAGGGTCCAAGAATAACTGGAAATGAACGGGAGAACAGAAGAGGGGATTCATTATTTCTAAATTGTACGTCGGGGAGGTCATATCCTGCAGCCGTGCTTAGTTGGGACATCGATGGATTGAAG GTAACAGACCAGGATCTCCTAGTGAAGTACCCGCCGACGCTGCACGCGCACGGGCTGATGTCATCGGCGCTGGGTTTGCGGGTGCCGTTGGGGAAAACAATGCAGGTGCGGTGCACGGCGCGGGTCGCACCCGCCTGGAAAGAAGGCAGCGAGGCTGTTGTTGGAAACCAGCTGGCGGACAGCAAAGAGGCAATGTTGCTCG TGAAGAGCTCAAGCGACGTGTCATCACCGAGCGTAATCCTGTTAACATTAGCCCTGGGCCTGCTCATCGCGCCGACGCAATCCGGGACGTGA